From a region of the Geothrix sp. 21YS21S-2 genome:
- a CDS encoding biotin--[acetyl-CoA-carboxylase] ligase: MPLPLIRLGVVDSTQAFLERHPELGCCGVLAGEQRLGRGQAGNTWVSRPGAGLWLSACLPAPRVPPGLLLQRAMAAVVEVLEPSGAPLGLKWPNDLVARKEGRLVKVGGIIGQAKGDRVLLGLGINLEQAPDIPGRRIPPACLRDLATGPVPAAPALARDILDAWEDLEILRVPPFLWPGAGDAVRWEEGQGVCVGWLGDGRLRVELAGGGFADLTAGDVSGLA; this comes from the coding sequence ATGCCCCTCCCGCTGATCCGCCTGGGGGTGGTGGATTCCACCCAGGCCTTCCTGGAGCGCCACCCGGAGCTGGGCTGCTGCGGCGTCCTCGCCGGCGAACAGCGCCTGGGCCGGGGCCAGGCCGGCAACACCTGGGTGAGCCGCCCCGGCGCCGGGCTCTGGCTATCCGCATGCCTGCCCGCGCCCCGGGTGCCCCCCGGCCTCCTCCTCCAGCGGGCCATGGCGGCCGTCGTGGAGGTCCTGGAGCCCTCCGGGGCCCCTCTGGGCCTCAAGTGGCCCAACGACCTCGTGGCGCGCAAGGAGGGCCGCCTGGTGAAGGTGGGCGGCATCATCGGCCAGGCCAAGGGGGACCGGGTCCTCCTGGGCCTGGGCATCAACCTGGAGCAGGCCCCCGACATCCCCGGCCGGAGGATCCCCCCCGCCTGCCTCCGGGACCTGGCCACCGGCCCCGTCCCGGCGGCGCCCGCCCTGGCCCGGGACATCCTGGACGCCTGGGAGGACCTGGAGATCCTCCGGGTGCCGCCCTTCCTCTGGCCTGGCGCCGGGGACGCCGTCCGATGGGAGGAGGGGCAGGGTGTCTGCGTGGGTTGGCTGGGCGACGGCCGGCTGAGAGTGGAACTCGCCGGCGGGGGTTTTGCCGATCTCACGGCAGGGGATGTGTCCGGCCTGGCCTAA
- a CDS encoding DoxX family membrane protein: protein MTLPRFLSQAAPIAARLVLGLLFTVTGLNGFLDFLPRPTAPMPEGAAAFAGAMMKTGYLLQLVAGTQVVAGVLLLLGRFVPLALTLLAPVIVNIICFHVFLLPSGIGPGMVALVLELYMAWTRRAAFRTLFG, encoded by the coding sequence ATGACTCTTCCTCGATTCCTCTCCCAGGCCGCACCCATTGCAGCTCGTTTGGTACTTGGCCTGCTCTTTACGGTCACCGGCCTGAACGGCTTCCTCGACTTCCTCCCCAGGCCCACGGCGCCCATGCCGGAAGGGGCCGCCGCCTTCGCGGGGGCGATGATGAAGACCGGCTATCTGCTCCAGCTCGTCGCGGGAACCCAGGTGGTGGCCGGGGTCCTGCTTCTCCTCGGCCGGTTCGTGCCCCTGGCCCTTACGCTGCTGGCGCCGGTGATCGTGAACATCATCTGCTTCCACGTCTTCCTGCTGCCCTCCGGCATCGGGCCCGGGATGGTGGCGTTGGTCCTGGAGCTCTACATGGCCTGGACCCGTCGCGCGGCCTTCCGGACGCTGTTCGGGTAG
- a CDS encoding type III pantothenate kinase — MSLLLAVDVGNTNIVLGIFDLAAGDAGPILHSWRLATSRERTVDEYGLSSLALLKHAGIDPAAIRHVVISSVVPPLHPVLDAWLRVYFKAEPLWIEPGIRTGLKVLLDNPAELGADRIVNAVAGLEAYGAPLIAVDFGTATTFDVVNDKREYLGGIICPGLKISAEALFQRASRLPRVEIAEPERLVGRSTIQAMQSGLFYGYVGQVDGILERLLAEFPGSKVVATGGLAKVIAPASRFIQEVAPDLTLDGLRILWLKNRKPCPSR; from the coding sequence ATGAGCCTTCTGCTGGCCGTGGACGTCGGCAACACCAACATCGTCCTGGGCATCTTCGACCTCGCCGCGGGGGACGCGGGCCCCATCCTGCATTCCTGGCGCCTGGCCACGAGCCGGGAGCGCACCGTGGACGAGTACGGCCTGTCCAGCCTCGCCCTGCTCAAGCACGCTGGGATCGATCCCGCGGCGATCCGGCACGTGGTCATCTCCAGCGTCGTGCCGCCCCTGCATCCGGTCCTGGACGCCTGGCTCCGGGTCTACTTCAAGGCCGAGCCCCTCTGGATCGAGCCCGGCATCAGGACGGGCCTCAAGGTCCTGCTGGACAACCCCGCCGAACTGGGCGCGGACCGCATCGTCAACGCCGTGGCGGGCCTGGAGGCCTACGGCGCCCCGCTGATCGCCGTGGACTTCGGCACCGCCACGACCTTCGACGTGGTCAACGACAAGCGCGAGTACCTGGGCGGCATCATCTGCCCCGGCCTGAAGATCAGCGCCGAGGCCTTGTTCCAGCGCGCCTCCCGGCTGCCCCGGGTGGAGATCGCCGAGCCCGAGCGCCTCGTGGGGCGCTCCACCATCCAGGCCATGCAGTCCGGCCTCTTCTACGGCTACGTGGGCCAGGTGGACGGCATCCTGGAACGCCTGCTGGCCGAGTTCCCGGGCTCCAAGGTGGTGGCCACCGGCGGCCTGGCCAAGGTCATCGCCCCCGCCAGCCGCTTCATCCAGGAGGTGGCCCCCGACCTCACCCTGGACGGCCTGCGCATCCTCTGGCTTAAGAACCGCAAGCCATGCCCCTCCCGCTGA